From the genome of Paracoccus seriniphilus, one region includes:
- a CDS encoding TRAP transporter permease translates to MSEEDKKHQSGKDQFEASAVEMGGAGHGNLSQSELDELVASSDTGARTPPGAVGKIILIVALCWSLFQLWIASPIPFMVGFGVLNDTETRSIHLAFALFLAYMAYPAERSPFQIGLSVAVPVLMTVMFMMGAKTGVPVWWVPLIGVVVVAAILMGSPKNWVPPWEWGLALVAAASALYIYIFYDSIGTRVGAPIMQDYVVSVIGIMLLLEATRRSLGPALMIVASIFLVYTFLGPYMPDIISHKGNSLAEVVNHQWITTEGVFGIALGVSTSFVFLFVLFGALLDKAGAGNYFIQVAFSLMGHMRGGPAKAAVVSSAMTGLISGSSIANVVTTGTFTIPLMKKVGFSSEKAGAVEVASSVNGQIMPPVMGAAAFLMVEYVGIPYFDVVKHAFVPATISYIALVYIVHLEAMKANMQGLPRAYEPGPLMRRMIGFLFGIVMVGVLAFLLKFTMGWIRPTFGASSIYVVFALLTAAYVGLLWVASREEPLELDDPNEPVTALPLPGPTVRSGLHFLLPVIVLVWALMVDRLSPGLSAFWATAYMIFILLTQRPLMVMLRGADRTGNDNIGAAMRAGLDDLVDGLISGARNMIGIGIATATAGIIVGAVSQTGVGSALADVVEVLSGGNLMAILLLTAVLSLILGMGLPTTANYIVVSALLAPVIVTLGQQNGLIVPLIAVHLFVFYFGIMADVTPPVGLASFAAAAVSGGDPIRTGVVAFFYSLRTAALPFLFIFNTDLLLINVDWIHGIFVFVTATLAMLLFAAATQGWFIVRNKVWESVLLLGVAFAIFRPGFFMDMVYPPYTDLPPAQFAQALEDSEPGSPLRLRIAGLNELGDPIEFSALLEVPEGETGADRLAALGIDTIQNGDEVIIDNVAFDSPAKAAGLDWDQKVLLVRAPAPAPSKYLIYIPAMLVLAFVIWMQRRRAGPGEGSAPKTKEGLSHA, encoded by the coding sequence ATGAGTGAAGAAGACAAGAAGCACCAGAGCGGCAAGGATCAGTTTGAAGCCAGCGCCGTCGAGATGGGCGGGGCCGGACATGGCAACCTGTCTCAGTCCGAACTGGACGAACTGGTCGCATCTTCTGATACCGGAGCACGCACCCCGCCGGGCGCAGTCGGCAAGATCATCCTGATCGTGGCGCTGTGCTGGTCACTGTTCCAGCTTTGGATCGCTTCTCCGATTCCCTTCATGGTCGGTTTCGGGGTTCTGAACGATACCGAGACCCGCTCGATCCATCTCGCCTTTGCGCTGTTCCTGGCCTATATGGCCTATCCCGCCGAACGTTCGCCCTTTCAGATCGGGCTGAGCGTGGCGGTTCCGGTTCTCATGACCGTCATGTTCATGATGGGGGCCAAGACCGGCGTTCCAGTCTGGTGGGTGCCGCTGATCGGTGTCGTCGTCGTGGCCGCAATCCTGATGGGCAGTCCGAAAAACTGGGTGCCGCCATGGGAATGGGGGCTGGCGCTGGTCGCGGCGGCTTCGGCGCTCTATATCTACATCTTCTATGATTCAATCGGAACGCGCGTGGGCGCGCCGATCATGCAGGACTATGTGGTCTCGGTCATCGGGATCATGCTGCTGCTGGAAGCCACCCGTCGCAGCCTGGGGCCGGCGTTGATGATCGTCGCCAGCATCTTTCTGGTCTATACCTTCCTTGGCCCCTACATGCCGGACATCATTTCCCACAAGGGCAATTCACTGGCCGAGGTGGTGAATCACCAGTGGATCACCACCGAGGGCGTCTTCGGCATTGCCCTGGGCGTTTCGACCAGTTTCGTCTTTCTGTTCGTGCTGTTCGGCGCGCTTTTGGACAAGGCCGGGGCCGGGAACTACTTTATTCAGGTCGCCTTCTCGCTGATGGGCCACATGCGTGGCGGACCGGCGAAGGCGGCTGTTGTCAGCTCGGCCATGACCGGGCTGATTTCCGGCTCCTCGATTGCCAATGTGGTGACGACCGGGACCTTTACCATTCCGCTGATGAAGAAGGTCGGTTTCAGTTCCGAAAAGGCGGGCGCGGTAGAGGTTGCCAGTTCGGTCAACGGGCAGATCATGCCGCCGGTGATGGGGGCGGCCGCCTTCCTGATGGTCGAATATGTGGGCATCCCCTATTTCGACGTGGTCAAACATGCCTTCGTGCCTGCCACGATCAGCTATATCGCGCTGGTCTATATCGTCCATCTCGAGGCGATGAAGGCCAATATGCAGGGGCTGCCGCGTGCTTATGAGCCCGGACCGCTGATGCGCCGCATGATCGGTTTCCTGTTCGGTATCGTGATGGTCGGGGTACTGGCCTTCCTGCTGAAATTCACCATGGGCTGGATACGTCCCACCTTTGGCGCGTCGTCGATCTATGTCGTCTTTGCGCTTCTGACCGCAGCCTATGTCGGTCTGCTTTGGGTGGCATCGCGTGAAGAGCCGCTGGAGCTGGACGATCCGAACGAACCCGTCACCGCCTTGCCCCTGCCGGGACCGACGGTCCGCTCGGGGCTGCATTTCCTGCTGCCGGTGATCGTGCTGGTCTGGGCGCTGATGGTGGATCGGCTGTCGCCGGGGCTGTCGGCCTTCTGGGCGACCGCCTACATGATCTTTATCCTGCTGACGCAGCGGCCATTGATGGTCATGTTGCGGGGCGCGGACCGGACCGGAAATGACAATATTGGCGCGGCAATGCGCGCCGGTCTGGATGATCTGGTGGACGGGCTGATTTCCGGCGCGCGCAACATGATCGGCATCGGCATCGCCACGGCGACCGCAGGGATCATCGTCGGCGCGGTCAGTCAGACGGGCGTCGGCTCGGCCCTGGCCGATGTGGTCGAGGTCCTGTCGGGTGGCAACCTGATGGCGATCCTGTTGCTGACGGCTGTGCTGTCGCTGATTCTGGGGATGGGGCTGCCGACCACGGCGAACTATATCGTTGTCTCGGCCCTGCTTGCGCCTGTGATCGTCACCCTGGGTCAGCAGAACGGGCTGATCGTGCCGCTGATTGCCGTGCATCTGTTCGTCTTCTACTTCGGGATCATGGCGGATGTGACGCCCCCGGTCGGTCTGGCCTCCTTTGCCGCGGCCGCCGTGTCCGGCGGTGATCCGATCCGCACCGGTGTCGTGGCCTTCTTCTACAGCCTGCGCACCGCCGCCCTGCCGTTCCTGTTCATCTTCAACACGGATTTGTTGCTGATCAATGTGGACTGGATTCACGGGATATTCGTCTTCGTGACTGCCACCCTTGCGATGCTGCTTTTCGCGGCGGCGACACAGGGCTGGTTCATCGTGCGCAACAAGGTCTGGGAAAGCGTGCTTCTGCTGGGTGTGGCCTTTGCCATCTTCCGTCCCGGGTTCTTCATGGACATGGTCTATCCGCCCTATACCGATCTGCCGCCGGCACAATTCGCTCAGGCACTCGAGGATTCCGAGCCGGGTTCCCCGCTGCGTCTGCGCATTGCCGGCCTGAACGAGCTGGGTGATCCGATCGAATTCTCGGCCCTGCTGGAGGTGCCCGAGGGCGAGACCGGTGCCGATCGTCTGGCGGCATTGGGGATCGATACCATTCAGAATGGCGATGAGGTCATTATTGACAATGTTGCCTTTGACAGCCCGGCAAAGGCCGCTGGTCTGGATTGGGATCAGAAGGTGCTGCTGGTGCGTGCTCCGGCACCCGCTCCGTCAAAATATCTGATCTATATTCCCGCCATGCTGGTTCTGGCGTTCGTCATCTGGATGCAGCGGCGGCGTGCCGGACCCGGTGAGGGTTCGGCTCCCAAGACCAAGGAAGGGCTGAGCCATGCTTGA
- a CDS encoding uracil-DNA glycosylase family protein gives MSLSHRISSCRICVARFAETATAHAPRPVVWFRPRARLLIAGQAPGMRVHESGRPFDDRSGQRLRDWMGIDEAQFYDRDRISIVPMAFCFPGYDAKGADLPPPPICARTWRDEVMALLQPRLTLLIGGHAMRWHLGARQVSETVRDWRRYAPSVFPLPHPSWRNTGWLRRNPWFETDLLPALRAAVAAELSQGAGSA, from the coding sequence ATGTCGCTTTCGCACCGCATCAGCTCCTGCAGGATTTGTGTCGCGCGCTTCGCGGAAACGGCGACGGCCCATGCCCCGCGGCCGGTGGTCTGGTTCCGGCCAAGGGCGCGCTTGTTGATCGCAGGGCAGGCGCCGGGCATGCGGGTGCATGAAAGCGGACGCCCCTTCGATGACAGATCGGGCCAGAGATTGCGCGACTGGATGGGCATTGACGAGGCGCAGTTCTACGACCGTGACCGCATTTCCATTGTGCCGATGGCCTTCTGCTTTCCCGGCTATGATGCGAAGGGCGCGGATCTGCCGCCTCCGCCCATATGTGCCAGAACCTGGCGCGACGAGGTGATGGCGCTGTTGCAGCCGCGCCTGACATTGCTGATCGGCGGACATGCGATGCGCTGGCATCTGGGCGCGCGGCAGGTGAGCGAAACCGTGCGCGACTGGCGCAGATATGCGCCATCGGTCTTTCCGTTGCCTCATCCGTCATGGCGCAACACGGGCTGGCTTCGCCGCAATCCCTGGTTCGAAACCGATCTGCTGCCGGCATTGCGCGCGGCGGTCGCGGCAGAGCTTTCTCAGGGGGCGGGGTCGGCCTGA
- a CDS encoding capsule biosynthesis protein, whose protein sequence is MTTPPKARGFHTSPSDSINPGKQEDGVRIEVQRRSESNATGDQPRPQGDSESEQARRERFMRTDPPQDGFAGMDPDESPAPKAVDPDLEKKLQAIRDEKLTERQLRIARRIATLHQIEVQSDEEAVLRLRERGIDPSQRAALGKLLSAAGTQASTAPGRNTPALVPQAQPPSAPGTGLGPARPPLPSREALTEERRAAEIYRIQRDIARRRRRRLMMLALRLLFFIALPTLLTGLYYFRIASPLYATYSQFQIQSAESSGSSGLGSLLSGSQLATNPDSVAVQSYLTSRDAMLRLDADKGFKQAFQDPDLDPIKRLPPDATNEAAYEVYLKSVKIGYDPTEGVLDMEVIAPDPQLSKEFSVALIAYAEEQVDRMTERLRDDQMAGAIETYHDAEEKVLAAQRRVQELQQKLGVLDPVAEGTVVMNQIATLEGQLNQKQLELGQLQANPRPLQSRVAAVQGDIKRLRELIDITRSQLTEGNETRSSLAAVSGELRIAESELATRQELLAAAAAQMESARIEANKQVRYLSLSVKPVAPDEATYPKAFQNTLVAFLIFSGIYLMLSLTASILREQVST, encoded by the coding sequence ATGACTACACCGCCTAAGGCCCGTGGTTTTCACACATCGCCGTCCGATTCGATCAACCCCGGAAAACAGGAGGATGGCGTTCGGATCGAAGTGCAAAGGCGCAGCGAATCCAATGCGACGGGCGATCAGCCTCGGCCTCAGGGTGACAGCGAATCCGAACAGGCCCGCCGCGAAAGATTCATGCGCACCGATCCACCGCAGGACGGCTTTGCCGGCATGGATCCCGACGAAAGCCCCGCCCCCAAGGCCGTGGACCCGGATCTCGAGAAGAAACTGCAGGCCATTCGCGACGAGAAACTGACCGAGCGCCAGTTGCGAATTGCCCGCCGGATCGCAACCCTGCACCAGATAGAGGTTCAATCCGACGAAGAAGCCGTGCTGCGCCTGCGCGAGCGCGGAATCGATCCCTCGCAGCGGGCGGCACTTGGCAAGCTGCTCTCGGCCGCGGGCACGCAGGCAAGCACCGCCCCGGGCCGCAACACCCCCGCCCTGGTCCCGCAGGCGCAGCCCCCCTCTGCGCCCGGCACGGGCCTGGGACCGGCACGCCCGCCCCTGCCGTCGCGCGAAGCCCTGACCGAGGAACGCCGCGCTGCCGAAATCTATCGCATCCAGCGCGACATCGCCCGCCGCCGCCGTCGGCGCCTGATGATGCTGGCGCTGCGATTGCTGTTCTTCATCGCGCTGCCGACGCTGCTGACGGGGTTGTATTACTTCCGCATCGCCTCGCCGCTTTACGCCACCTATTCGCAATTCCAGATCCAGAGCGCCGAAAGCAGCGGCTCCTCGGGGCTGGGCAGCTTGCTCAGCGGCTCACAACTGGCGACCAACCCCGACTCCGTCGCGGTTCAAAGCTATCTGACCTCGCGCGATGCCATGTTGCGACTGGACGCGGACAAGGGTTTCAAGCAGGCTTTTCAGGATCCGGATCTGGACCCGATCAAGCGCCTGCCGCCTGATGCGACCAATGAGGCCGCCTATGAAGTCTATCTGAAATCGGTGAAGATCGGATATGACCCGACCGAAGGCGTGCTGGACATGGAGGTGATCGCCCCTGACCCGCAGCTCAGCAAAGAATTTTCGGTCGCGCTGATCGCCTATGCCGAAGAACAGGTCGATCGCATGACCGAACGCCTGCGCGATGACCAGATGGCGGGTGCCATAGAAACCTATCACGACGCCGAGGAAAAGGTGCTGGCCGCCCAACGCCGTGTTCAGGAATTGCAGCAGAAACTGGGCGTCCTTGACCCCGTGGCCGAAGGCACCGTGGTCATGAACCAGATTGCCACGCTTGAAGGGCAATTGAACCAGAAGCAGCTAGAGCTGGGCCAGTTGCAGGCCAACCCGCGCCCGCTGCAAAGCCGCGTGGCAGCCGTTCAGGGTGATATCAAGCGCCTGCGCGAGTTGATCGACATCACGCGCTCGCAGCTGACCGAGGGCAATGAGACCCGCAGTTCACTGGCGGCGGTATCGGGCGAGTTGAGAATCGCCGAAAGCGAACTGGCGACGCGTCAGGAATTGCTGGCCGCTGCCGCAGCCCAGATGGAATCGGCGCGTATCGAGGCCAACAAGCAGGTCCGTTACCTGTCGCTATCCGTGAAACCGGTGGCACCGGATGAAGCCACCTATCCCAAAGCCTTCCAGAATACGCTGGTGGCATTCCTGATATTTTCCGGTATCTACCTCATGCTGTCGCTGACAGCCTCAATCTTGCGTGAACAGGTATCCACATGA
- the kdsA gene encoding 3-deoxy-8-phosphooctulonate synthase: protein MTKAKHIRIGNLECGNDLPLTVIAGPCQLETLDHALMIGEKMAEACAKAGASYIFKASYDKANRTSLKGRRGVGVQEGLDMLATVRERLGCPVLTDVHDAEQAVLAAKHVDVIQIPAFLCRQTDLLLAAGKTGAVINIKKGQFLAPWDMPNVADKVASTGNENILLTERGASFGYNTLVADMRSLPTMAKTGYPVIMDATHSVQQPGGQGGSSGGQREFAPVMARAAVSLGVAGVFIETHQDPDNSPSDGPNMIPLHEMPALIATLMRFDALAKAEPITI, encoded by the coding sequence ATGACCAAAGCAAAACACATTCGCATCGGCAATCTGGAATGTGGCAACGACCTGCCGCTGACCGTGATCGCCGGCCCCTGCCAGCTGGAAACGCTGGATCACGCGTTGATGATCGGCGAGAAGATGGCCGAGGCCTGTGCCAAGGCCGGGGCCAGCTACATTTTCAAGGCCAGCTATGACAAGGCCAATCGCACCTCGCTGAAAGGTCGTCGCGGCGTCGGCGTGCAGGAAGGTCTCGACATGCTGGCCACTGTGCGTGAGCGTCTGGGCTGCCCGGTGCTGACCGATGTGCATGATGCCGAACAGGCTGTCCTGGCCGCGAAACATGTCGATGTCATCCAGATCCCGGCCTTCCTGTGCCGTCAAACCGATCTGTTGCTGGCGGCTGGCAAGACCGGCGCAGTCATCAACATCAAGAAAGGCCAGTTCCTGGCCCCATGGGACATGCCCAATGTCGCCGACAAGGTCGCCTCGACCGGGAATGAGAACATCCTGCTGACCGAACGCGGTGCCAGCTTTGGCTATAACACGCTGGTGGCCGACATGCGCTCGCTGCCGACCATGGCAAAGACCGGCTATCCGGTCATCATGGATGCCACCCATTCCGTGCAACAGCCGGGCGGACAGGGTGGCTCTTCTGGCGGGCAGCGTGAATTCGCACCGGTCATGGCCCGCGCCGCAGTTTCGCTTGGCGTGGCGGGTGTCTTCATTGAAACCCATCAGGATCCCGACAATTCGCCCTCGGACGGGCCGAACATGATCCCGCTGCATGAAATGCCGGCACTGATCGCGACGCTGATGCGCTTTGACGCCCTGGCCAAGGCCGAGCCGATCACCATCTGA
- a CDS encoding aspartate aminotransferase family protein yields MSHVFPRHCHAQLPTAVGGEGIWLIDSEGRRYLDGSGGAAVSCLGHGDAEVTEAIKAQLDKLAFAHTGFLTSEPAEALADLLIAHAPGELDRVYFVSGGSEATEAAIKLARQYWVEKGQPERSRLIARRQSYHGNTIGALSAGGNEWRRQQFGPLLLDVSHIDPCYEYRDRQEGETPEEYGLRAAEALREEIERVGPETVMAFMAEPVVGATAGALAPAPGYFKRIREICDEYGILLILDEVMCGMGRTGTLFACEQDDVAPDILCIAKGLGAGYQPIGAMLCSAGIYDAIAKGSGFFQHGHTYIGHPVATAAGLAVLRAILDRNLLPQVQSRGATLQKALESRFGQHPNVGDIRGRGLFRGIELVADRGTKEPFDPSRKIAARLKKAAFAHGLICYPMSGTIDGRRGDHVLLAPPFIISDEEITLLVDRLDAAMQEVLGQG; encoded by the coding sequence ATGTCGCATGTTTTCCCCCGTCACTGCCACGCCCAATTGCCGACCGCTGTCGGGGGTGAGGGCATCTGGCTTATCGATTCCGAAGGCCGGCGCTATCTGGATGGCTCGGGCGGGGCGGCGGTCAGCTGCCTGGGGCATGGTGACGCCGAAGTTACCGAGGCGATCAAGGCGCAGCTGGACAAGCTGGCTTTTGCCCATACTGGGTTCCTCACCTCGGAACCTGCCGAGGCTTTGGCCGATTTGCTGATTGCCCATGCTCCGGGAGAGCTGGACCGGGTGTATTTCGTTTCCGGCGGGTCAGAGGCGACCGAGGCCGCCATCAAGCTGGCCCGGCAGTATTGGGTCGAAAAGGGTCAGCCAGAACGCTCGCGCCTGATTGCACGGCGTCAAAGCTATCACGGCAACACCATTGGCGCCCTGTCTGCCGGCGGCAATGAATGGCGCCGCCAGCAGTTCGGACCGCTGTTGCTGGATGTCAGCCATATCGATCCCTGTTACGAATATCGTGACCGGCAAGAGGGCGAAACACCCGAGGAATACGGTCTGCGCGCGGCCGAGGCGCTGCGCGAGGAAATCGAGCGCGTCGGTCCTGAAACGGTCATGGCCTTCATGGCCGAGCCGGTCGTGGGTGCGACGGCGGGCGCACTGGCACCTGCTCCGGGCTATTTCAAGCGAATCCGTGAGATCTGCGATGAATATGGCATCCTGCTGATCCTTGACGAGGTAATGTGCGGCATGGGGCGCACCGGCACATTGTTCGCCTGCGAGCAGGACGATGTTGCGCCCGACATCCTGTGTATCGCCAAAGGGCTGGGCGCGGGCTACCAGCCCATCGGTGCCATGCTGTGCAGTGCCGGCATCTATGACGCGATTGCCAAGGGGAGCGGATTCTTCCAGCACGGGCACACCTATATCGGGCATCCGGTCGCTACGGCTGCGGGGCTGGCTGTGCTGCGGGCGATCCTGGACCGGAACCTGCTGCCTCAGGTGCAAAGCCGTGGTGCGACATTGCAAAAGGCGCTGGAATCCCGCTTTGGTCAGCACCCCAATGTCGGAGATATCCGGGGCAGGGGGCTGTTTCGTGGAATTGAGCTTGTGGCCGACAGAGGGACCAAGGAACCCTTTGATCCCTCGCGTAAAATCGCGGCGAGACTGAAGAAGGCCGCCTTCGCGCATGGGCTGATCTGTTATCCGATGTCGGGCACCATCGACGGGCGGCGGGGTGATCACGTGCTGCTGGCACCGCCTTTCATCATTTCGGACGAGGAAATCACTCTGCTGGTCGACCGGCTTGATGCAGCGATGCAAGAGGTGCTTGGGCAGGGTTGA
- a CDS encoding ABC transporter ATP-binding protein, which translates to MLEFDNVSKSFWTGTQRKVILDQASFRVELGHSLGILAPNGTGKTTLVNMMCGLEKPDEGVIRRECRISFPLGFMGGVVNKHSANENARYIARIYGLDPDYVSAFTRWLTDINEYFDMPVGTYSAGMRQRFTFSLLLALEFDIYLIDEGMPQTTDVEFNRKAGSVLFDRLRNSTVVIVSHMPQTIEKFCQSAAILRDGKLYMFESLEEAKQYYDYTA; encoded by the coding sequence ATGCTGGAATTCGATAATGTCTCGAAGTCGTTCTGGACCGGGACGCAGCGCAAAGTCATCCTTGACCAGGCCTCATTCCGGGTCGAACTGGGGCATTCCCTTGGCATCCTTGCGCCCAATGGCACCGGCAAGACGACGCTGGTCAACATGATGTGCGGGCTGGAAAAACCCGACGAGGGCGTGATCCGGCGCGAATGCAGGATATCGTTCCCGCTCGGCTTCATGGGCGGCGTGGTGAACAAGCATTCGGCCAATGAAAACGCCCGCTATATCGCCCGCATCTATGGACTGGATCCCGATTACGTGTCGGCCTTCACGCGCTGGCTGACCGATATCAACGAATATTTCGACATGCCCGTGGGAACCTATTCGGCGGGCATGCGCCAGCGATTCACCTTTTCCCTGCTGCTTGCGCTGGAATTTGACATCTACCTGATCGACGAGGGCATGCCCCAAACCACCGATGTCGAATTCAATCGCAAGGCCGGTTCGGTATTGTTCGACCGTCTGCGCAACTCGACCGTGGTCATCGTGTCGCATATGCCCCAGACAATCGAGAAATTCTGCCAGAGTGCGGCAATCCTGCGCGACGGAAAATTGTATATGTTCGAGTCCCTTGAAGAGGCCAAGCAGTATTATGACTACACCGCCTAA
- a CDS encoding universal stress protein yields the protein MLDSVLLPIDLQHEESWNKALPQARDLLKPGGTLHLLGIVPDIGSSLVATFLPKGFEVKALQDMKEALAVFVDREFPADARVEIHVGHGHVSETILKQAADLGVDAIVMASHKPDELRSLLVSSHAHSVARHSPVSVMIVR from the coding sequence ATGCTTGACAGTGTTCTGCTACCCATCGACCTGCAACATGAAGAAAGCTGGAACAAGGCGCTGCCTCAGGCGCGTGATCTGCTGAAACCGGGCGGCACCTTGCATCTGCTGGGGATCGTGCCCGATATCGGCAGCTCGCTTGTCGCGACATTCCTGCCCAAGGGGTTCGAGGTCAAGGCGTTGCAGGACATGAAAGAGGCTCTTGCGGTTTTCGTAGACCGCGAGTTTCCGGCTGATGCCAGGGTCGAGATCCACGTCGGACATGGCCATGTCTCTGAAACGATCCTCAAGCAGGCTGCCGATCTGGGGGTGGACGCCATCGTCATGGCCAGCCACAAGCCGGACGAACTGCGCAGCCTGCTGGTCAGCAGTCACGCCCATTCGGTCGCGCGGCATTCGCCGGTATCAGTCATGATCGTGCGGTAA
- a CDS encoding TAXI family TRAP transporter solute-binding subunit, which yields MSKLKPILLTTAFALGATAAAAQEERFITIGTGGQTGVYYVVGQSICSLVNRKTSETGIKCTAPSTGGSIANINAIQAGDMTMGVAQSDWQYHAYEGDVPEFEGDKHFEDLRAVFSVHPEPFTVVARADAGISSFEDLKGKRVNVGNPGSGQRGTMEVVLDALGWTMDDFSLASELKPAEQSAALGDNKVDAIIYTVGHPNGSIQEATSTVDARLVPVTGEAIDKLVDDNPYYAKATIPGGMYSGNDEDVETFGVKATFVTSADVDEDTVYQVVKTVFDNFDRFKGLHPAFANLDPQSMVTEGNSAPLHPGAAKYYKEQGWIE from the coding sequence ATGAGTAAGCTCAAACCGATCCTGCTGACGACGGCCTTTGCCCTTGGGGCCACCGCCGCCGCCGCGCAGGAAGAACGCTTCATTACCATCGGAACGGGCGGCCAGACCGGCGTTTATTATGTTGTCGGTCAGTCGATCTGCAGCCTGGTCAACCGCAAGACTTCGGAAACGGGAATCAAGTGCACCGCTCCGTCGACCGGCGGATCGATCGCCAATATCAACGCCATTCAGGCAGGTGACATGACGATGGGCGTTGCCCAGTCGGACTGGCAGTATCATGCCTATGAAGGCGATGTGCCGGAATTCGAGGGCGACAAGCATTTCGAAGACCTGCGCGCGGTATTCTCGGTGCATCCCGAGCCCTTTACCGTGGTTGCGCGGGCCGACGCCGGAATCAGCAGCTTCGAGGATCTCAAGGGCAAGCGCGTCAATGTCGGAAACCCCGGTTCGGGTCAGCGCGGCACGATGGAGGTCGTTCTGGACGCTCTGGGCTGGACCATGGACGACTTCTCGCTGGCCTCCGAGTTGAAGCCGGCGGAACAGTCCGCGGCATTGGGCGACAACAAGGTTGATGCGATCATCTATACCGTCGGTCACCCGAACGGTTCGATCCAGGAAGCGACCTCGACGGTCGATGCCCGGCTGGTCCCCGTCACCGGCGAAGCCATCGACAAGCTGGTTGACGACAATCCCTATTACGCCAAGGCGACCATTCCCGGTGGCATGTATTCCGGCAATGACGAGGATGTCGAAACTTTCGGCGTGAAGGCAACCTTCGTGACATCGGCGGATGTGGATGAGGACACCGTCTATCAGGTCGTGAAGACCGTGTTCGACAATTTCGACCGCTTCAAGGGTCTGCACCCGGCCTTTGCCAATCTTGATCCCCAGTCGATGGTGACCGAGGGCAACAGCGCGCCGCTGCATCCCGGCGCCGCGAAATACTACAAGGAACAAGGCTGGATCGAATAA
- a CDS encoding carboxymuconolactone decarboxylase family protein: MSKKIEPLSDSDWPAEIAALNGGFAGKLNVYRTMAHHPGLLAAWAPLRQHVVRDRAMTDQQSEVVILRTGHNLGSAYEWAHHVTRGRAVGMDDARIAALAGPLEGIDEDDRVLAAAVDELFANARLGPDTQEAVTAAIGKAGMFDLMATVGFYSVLGFIVNSFDVPVDDDVATRLQADPAP; encoded by the coding sequence ATGAGCAAGAAAATTGAACCCCTGTCAGACAGTGATTGGCCCGCTGAGATCGCGGCGCTGAACGGGGGCTTTGCGGGCAAGCTGAATGTCTATCGGACCATGGCCCATCATCCCGGACTGCTGGCTGCATGGGCTCCGCTGCGCCAGCATGTCGTGCGCGATCGCGCCATGACCGACCAGCAAAGCGAGGTGGTCATCTTGCGGACGGGGCACAACCTCGGCTCTGCATATGAATGGGCGCATCACGTCACCCGCGGCCGGGCCGTCGGCATGGATGACGCGCGTATCGCTGCATTGGCCGGTCCGCTGGAGGGGATCGACGAAGACGACCGGGTGCTGGCCGCAGCGGTGGATGAGCTTTTCGCCAATGCCCGCCTTGGCCCCGACACGCAAGAGGCGGTCACGGCCGCCATCGGCAAGGCAGGGATGTTCGACCTGATGGCAACGGTCGGATTCTATTCCGTGCTGGGCTTCATCGTGAACAGCTTTGACGTTCCCGTCGATGATGACGTTGCCACCCGGCTTCAGGCCGACCCCGCCCCCTGA